The following proteins are encoded in a genomic region of Alnus glutinosa chromosome 8, dhAlnGlut1.1, whole genome shotgun sequence:
- the LOC133874496 gene encoding stigma-specific STIG1-like protein 1 encodes MELMKVIFIIAITMALTITLSMRSISKVEEKPTFPRTDTSYTYPKELFIKEKKILFPSKRLSRFLAVENEDAGEHCNKEDNEICDVKAGKNSTCCNNKCMDLSTDKNNCGSCKKKCEYTESCCRGKCVDLAYDKRHCGRCNHRCGHGEYCVYALCNYA; translated from the coding sequence ATGGAACTTATGAAGGTGATATTCATCATCGCCATAACCATGGCTTTGACCATCACTCTCTCCATGAGAAGCATCAGTAAAGTGGAAGAAAAACCTACTTTCCCACGCACTGATACTTCATACACTTACCCAAAAGAGCTTTtcattaaggaaaagaaaatattatttccttCCAAAAGGCTGAGTCGCTTCCTTGCGGTGGAGAACGAAGATGCAGGTGAACATTGCAACAAGGAAGACAACGAAATATGCGACGTTAAAGCAGGCAAAAACTCTACCTGCTGTAACAACAAGTGCATGGACTTGTCCACTGACAAAAACAACTGCGGTTCATGCAAGAAAAAATGCGAGTATACCGAGAGTTGTTGCAGAGGCAAGTGCGTGGATTTGGCTTACGACAAGAGGCATTGTGGGCGCTGCAACCACCGGTGTGGTCATGGCGAGTATTGCGTATATGCACTCTGCAATTATGCATAA
- the LOC133876442 gene encoding cytochrome b561 and DOMON domain-containing protein At4g12980-like translates to MSSSTKPPAILSTLALLSLFFSIAQSANCSDAFYSKAKDINITNCKELTTLGAEFGWDYTKGLNETRVHIILGARLQDEMGWLAWGVNPGKRPQMVGTRAVIGIRHQNASLVIKTYNITRDTKLGCQLLPSDNIDLEVLNATIEYMPEKSYLVIHATLILPGEKYNITNLNHVWQVGNYAEDVRPKMHPTALQNVDSTETIDLTTGRAHNIGHHRRHLRMVHGILNMVGWGVLLPAGVIIARYCRAYPIKLDGHWFSLHVGCQISGYVTGTTGWAIGLWLGHASTYYTFHTHRLLAIYIFTFTTLQMMALRFRLKKTDDYRKHWNMYHHLLGYGLLAVISVNIFQGIAILDRDKTWKWAYIGVLGALAAITLAFEIYTWAKFLTEKYSKKDSARKANQPT, encoded by the exons atgTCTTCTTCGACCAAACCACCTGCAATTCTGTCGACTTTGGCCTTGTTATCCCTCTTCTTTTCCATTGCTCAGTCCGCTAATTGCAGCGATGCCTTCTATAGTAAGGCCAAGGATATAAACATCACAAACTGCAAGGAATTGACAACATTAGGAGCTGAATTCGGCTGGGACTACACCAAAGGCCTCAACGAGACGCGGGTTCACATAATCTTAGGTGCGAGGCTGCAGGATGAAATGGGATGGCTGGCGTGGGGAGTCAACCCAGGAAAGAGGCCGCAGATGGTTGGAACCAGGGCCGTCATAGGCATTAGGCATCAAAATGCATCCTTGGTAATCAAGACATATAACATCACCAGAGACACCAAGCTCGGTTGCCAGCTCCTGCCTTCAGATAATATCGACCTGGAGGTTTTAAATGCGACAATAGAATACATGCCAGAAAAAAGCTACCTGGTTATACATGCCACGCTGATTCTTCCTGGGGAGAAGTACAACATTACAAATTTGAACCATGTGTGGCAGGTTGGGAATTATGCTGAAGATGTACGGCCGAAGATGCATCCCACGGCTCTGCAGAATGTGGATAGTACTGAGACTATAGACTTGACAACTGGGCGTGCTCATAATATTGGGCATCACCGCCGTCACCTTAGGATG GTGCATGGGATTCTGAACATGGTGGGGTGGGGTGTTCTCTTGCCCGCTGGTGTGATTATCGCGAGGTACTGCAGGGCGTATCCAATTAAACTTGATGGTCATTGGTTTAGTCTTCATGTCGGCTGCCAGATTAGTGGATATGTTACTGGCACCACCGGCTGGGCCATTGGTTTATGGCTTGGACACGCTTCAACATACTACACCTTTCACACCCACCGGCTTCTTGCTATATACATATTCACGTTTACCACATTACaa ATGATGGCGTTACGTTTTAGACTAAAGAAGACCGATGATTATCGCAAGCACTGGAACATGTACCATCATCTTCTTGGCTATGGACTGCTCGCTGTGATTTCTGTTAACATATTTCAAGGGATTGCCATTTTAGACCGGGACAAAACTTGGAAATGGGCTTACATTGGAGTTCTCGGAGCTTTGGCAGCCATTACATTGGCCTTCGAGATTTACACTTGGGCAAAATTCCTAACAGAAAAATACTCAAAGAAGGACTCAGCACGTAAAGCAAATCAACCAACCTGA
- the LOC133875431 gene encoding uncharacterized protein LOC133875431 gives MAAPAVEGAAVVALRSVMLRVRQAAERSGHVADRVRVVAVSKTKPVSLIRQVYDAGHRCFGENYVQEILEKAPQLPEDIEWHFTGHLQSNKVKSLLAGVPNMAMIEGVDNEKMANHLDRVVSSLGRNPLKVFVQVNTSGEASKSGIDPSVCVELVKHVKLHCPNLEFSGLMTIGMPDYSSTPENFKALSNCRTEVCKALGMGEEQCELSMGMSGDFELAIEMGSTNVRVGTTIFGPREYAKKQSN, from the exons ATGGCTGCTCCGGCGGTTGAAGGCGCGGCCGTGGTAGCGCTCCGGTCGGTCATGCTTCGGGTCCGGCAGGCAGCGGAGCGGTCGGGTCACGTAGCGGACCGGGTCAGGGTCGTGGCGGTTTCGAAAACCAAGCCGGTCTCTCTCATCCGCCAAGTCTACGACGCTGGCCACCGATGTTTTGGCGAGAACTACGTCCAAGAAATCCTCGAAAAAGCTcctcag ctACCTGAAGACATAGAATGGCATTTCACTGGGCATTTGCAGAGCAACAAAGTCAAGTCGCTACTTG CTGGAGTCCCGAATATGGCAATGATTGAGGGTGTAGATAATGAGAAG ATGGCAAATCATCTTGACCGTGTAGTTTCAAGCCTTGGAAGAAATCCTTTGAAGGTTTTTGTCCAAGTGAATACAAGTGGAGAAGCAT CAAAATCTGGCATTGATCCTTCTGTCTGTGTCGAACTTGTAAAACATGTTAAATTGCACTGCCCAAATCTAGAGTTCTCTGGCTTAATGACAATAGGGATGCCAGACTATTCATCAACTCCAGAGAACTTCAAG GCTCTATCGAACTGTAGAACTGAGGTTTGCAAGGCACTTGGAATGGGGGAGGAGCAATGTGAACTGTCAATGGGCATGTCTGGTGACTTTGAGCTGGCG ATTGAAATGGGCAGTACCAATGTGAGAGTTGGAACGACCATCTTCGGCCCGAGGGAGTATGCCAAGAAACAATCAAATTAG